A genomic segment from Halorubrum depositum encodes:
- a CDS encoding PHP domain-containing protein translates to MTRSRTRVDAHVKVLDDDVVALAKERGIDALVYAPHFTRLPTVRKRAARYADDDLTVVPGREVFTGDWGNRRHLLVIGLDEPVPDYITFEAAMAEFERQDAAVLVPHPGFATISLTRPEIAAHAERLAAVETYNTKLLPHQNARTRRIAEVTDMPGFGSSYAHLSGTVGEAWTEFQGDLDDADAVVDAFRQERPRTVVHRGGVRHQLRGLLEFAHLGYENTWEKLDRLFLSGDEPTLPTNVVYEGRFNDVSVYSGTLSDYRPK, encoded by the coding sequence GTGACCCGATCGAGAACGCGCGTCGACGCCCACGTGAAGGTGCTCGACGACGACGTCGTGGCCCTCGCGAAGGAGCGGGGGATCGACGCGCTCGTGTACGCGCCGCACTTCACCCGGCTCCCGACGGTCCGGAAGCGCGCGGCCCGGTACGCCGACGACGATCTGACGGTCGTCCCCGGCCGGGAGGTGTTCACGGGCGACTGGGGGAACCGCCGTCACCTCCTCGTTATCGGATTGGACGAGCCCGTTCCCGACTACATCACCTTCGAGGCGGCGATGGCCGAGTTCGAGCGGCAGGATGCCGCCGTGCTCGTCCCGCATCCCGGCTTCGCCACCATCTCGCTCACGCGGCCCGAGATCGCGGCCCACGCCGAGCGGCTCGCCGCGGTCGAGACGTACAACACCAAGCTCCTCCCCCACCAGAACGCCCGGACGCGACGGATCGCGGAGGTGACCGATATGCCCGGCTTCGGCTCCTCGTACGCGCACCTGTCCGGCACCGTCGGCGAGGCGTGGACCGAGTTCCAGGGCGACCTCGACGACGCCGACGCCGTCGTCGACGCCTTCCGGCAGGAGCGTCCCCGGACCGTGGTCCATCGCGGCGGGGTCCGCCACCAGCTCCGAGGGCTCTTGGAGTTCGCTCACCTCGGCTACGAGAACACCTGGGAGAAGCTCGACCGGCTGTTCCTCTCCGGCGACGAGCCGACCCTGCCGACGAACGTCGTCTACGAGGGTCGGTTCAACGACGTGAGCGTCTACTCCGGGACGCTGTCGGACTACCGGCCGAAATAG
- a CDS encoding pyridoxal phosphate-dependent aminotransferase: MEYEEPKFFHVMQYAAAADGDVIDMVSGNPDWEPPAALREALREYADLPPDAFQYPPSEGLLELREAIAERRNVDVNRVVVTNGTGEANYLAMARALDRDAGDEALLMDPVYPYYPGKVDMLGGEATLVPTERDGGLDVAAIREAANADTALIALNTPNNPTGAVYDLDTVREVVEIAHAVDALVLVDEVYDHFDLTGSFESALTLDSDRVIVTTGFSKSMAITGFRVGYGVFPEAHVGDAKTRHMLVNVAGPRPSQYAVHHALAETPPDYYAEARDLLAERADAFTDALDAAGAEYSRPEGAFYVLARFEGFPGTMTNVKRLVDEAGVAGMPGEAFGSARDEWIRFALVTPRAVEAAERLADYFGE; this comes from the coding sequence ATGGAGTACGAGGAGCCGAAGTTCTTCCACGTGATGCAGTACGCGGCCGCGGCCGACGGCGACGTCATCGACATGGTGAGCGGCAACCCCGACTGGGAGCCGCCGGCCGCGCTGCGGGAGGCGCTCCGCGAGTACGCAGACCTCCCGCCCGACGCCTTCCAGTACCCGCCGAGCGAGGGGTTACTGGAGCTGCGGGAGGCGATCGCCGAGCGCCGGAACGTCGACGTCAACCGGGTCGTCGTCACCAACGGGACCGGCGAGGCGAACTACCTCGCGATGGCGCGCGCGCTCGATCGCGACGCCGGCGACGAGGCGCTGTTGATGGACCCCGTCTACCCGTACTACCCCGGGAAGGTGGACATGCTCGGCGGCGAGGCGACGCTCGTCCCGACCGAGCGCGACGGCGGGCTCGACGTCGCGGCGATCCGAGAGGCCGCGAACGCGGACACCGCGCTGATCGCCTTGAACACGCCGAACAACCCGACGGGGGCCGTCTACGACCTCGACACGGTCCGCGAGGTCGTCGAGATTGCACACGCGGTCGACGCCTTGGTCCTCGTCGACGAGGTGTACGACCACTTCGATCTCACCGGCTCGTTCGAGTCGGCGCTGACGCTGGACTCCGACCGCGTCATCGTCACCACCGGCTTCTCGAAGTCGATGGCGATCACGGGGTTCCGGGTGGGATACGGGGTGTTCCCCGAGGCGCACGTCGGCGACGCGAAGACGCGGCACATGCTCGTGAACGTCGCCGGACCGCGGCCCTCGCAGTACGCGGTCCACCACGCGCTCGCGGAGACGCCCCCCGACTACTACGCGGAGGCCCGGGACCTGCTCGCGGAGCGCGCCGACGCGTTCACCGACGCGCTCGACGCAGCCGGCGCCGAGTACAGCCGCCCCGAGGGCGCTTTCTACGTGCTCGCGCGCTTCGAGGGGTTCCCCGGGACGATGACGAACGTGAAGCGGCTGGTCGACGAGGCCGGCGTCGCGGGGATGCCCGGCGAGGCGTTCGGCTCCGCGCGCGACGAGTGGATCCGGTTCGCCCTCGTCACCCCCCGAGCCGTCGAGGCTGCGGAGCGGTTGGCCGACTACTTCGGAGAGTAA
- the rocF gene encoding arginase codes for MTTVRIIGAPTDYGANRRGVDMGPSAIRYGGLADQLASAGVEVVDAGDLAVPRAEERDPDADAPSAGKAKFLRETADVCRRLADEVGETLADGAVPLALGGDHSIAIGSLAGSARDADVGAVWFDAHADLNTPSTTPSGNVHGMPLAAALGFDEFAGSDWANAPGLTPENVALVGLRSVDESEVEVIRDHGFAAYTMSDIDERGITDVTEEAMATAGAGVDGVHVSLDLDWLDPNEAPGVGTPVRGGVTYREAHSAMEIVDDADSLRSMELVEVNPTLDQHNETAELATELAASAFGKRVLW; via the coding sequence ATGACCACCGTCAGGATCATCGGGGCGCCGACCGACTACGGGGCGAACCGACGCGGCGTGGACATGGGGCCGTCGGCCATCCGGTACGGCGGGCTCGCCGATCAGCTCGCGAGCGCCGGCGTCGAGGTCGTCGACGCGGGCGACCTCGCGGTCCCGCGCGCGGAGGAGCGCGACCCGGACGCGGACGCGCCGAGCGCGGGGAAAGCGAAGTTCCTCCGAGAGACGGCCGACGTCTGCCGGCGCCTCGCGGACGAGGTGGGCGAGACGCTCGCCGACGGGGCCGTGCCGCTCGCGCTCGGCGGTGATCACTCGATCGCCATCGGGTCGCTCGCGGGGTCGGCGCGCGACGCCGACGTCGGCGCGGTGTGGTTCGACGCGCACGCCGACCTCAACACCCCCTCGACGACCCCCTCGGGCAACGTCCACGGGATGCCGCTCGCGGCCGCGCTCGGCTTCGACGAGTTCGCGGGGTCGGACTGGGCGAACGCGCCCGGGCTCACCCCGGAGAACGTCGCGCTGGTCGGGCTCCGATCGGTCGACGAGTCGGAGGTGGAGGTCATCCGCGACCACGGCTTCGCGGCGTACACGATGTCCGACATCGACGAGCGCGGGATCACCGACGTCACCGAGGAGGCGATGGCGACCGCGGGCGCCGGCGTCGACGGCGTCCACGTCAGCCTCGACCTCGACTGGCTCGATCCCAACGAGGCGCCCGGCGTCGGGACCCCGGTCCGCGGCGGCGTCACCTACCGGGAGGCCCACAGCGCGATGGAGATCGTCGACGACGCCGACAGCCTCCGGTCGATGGAGCTCGTCGAGGTGAACCCGACGCTCGACCAGCACAACGAGACGGCGGAGCTCGCGACGGAGCTGGCGGCGAGCGCGTTTGGGAAACGAGTGCTGTGGTAG
- a CDS encoding DUF7565 family protein translates to MPRWTCGIDGCDAAFDDVESAIVHQTDGHQRHECKVCGTIVPDGYFAIRHAFDEHTRAEFVRAYDADSAAVRRREEIKREIESEADLQRVVDELDRGV, encoded by the coding sequence ATGCCCCGCTGGACGTGCGGAATCGACGGCTGCGACGCCGCCTTCGACGACGTTGAGTCGGCCATCGTCCACCAGACCGACGGCCACCAGCGCCACGAGTGCAAGGTGTGCGGCACGATCGTCCCGGACGGCTACTTCGCGATCCGGCACGCGTTCGACGAGCACACCCGCGCCGAGTTCGTCCGCGCGTACGACGCCGACTCCGCGGCCGTCCGCCGCCGCGAGGAGATCAAACGGGAGATCGAGAGCGAGGCCGACCTCCAGCGCGTCGTCGACGAGCTGGACCGCGGCGTCTGA
- a CDS encoding Rrf2 family transcriptional regulator produces MSSIELTSSQKSILTALINLYGEQEDAVKGEAIAEEVDRNPGTIRNQMQSLKALQLVEGVPGPKGGYKPTSNAYEALDIQRMDEPADVPIFHEGEEVTGVNVDGIDLSSVHHPELCRAEIHVQGSVRNFHEGDSVTVGPTPLSKLVIDGTVDGKDDTANILILRIDDMRAPDEPAEH; encoded by the coding sequence ATGTCATCGATCGAGCTCACGTCGAGTCAGAAAAGCATCCTCACGGCCCTCATCAACCTGTACGGGGAGCAGGAGGACGCCGTCAAAGGCGAGGCCATCGCCGAGGAGGTCGACCGCAACCCCGGCACGATCCGCAACCAGATGCAGAGCCTGAAGGCCCTCCAGCTGGTCGAGGGCGTCCCCGGCCCGAAAGGCGGCTACAAGCCCACCTCGAACGCCTACGAGGCGCTCGACATCCAGCGCATGGACGAGCCCGCGGACGTCCCCATCTTCCACGAGGGCGAGGAGGTAACGGGCGTCAACGTCGACGGGATCGACCTCTCCAGCGTCCACCACCCCGAGCTCTGCCGCGCCGAGATCCACGTCCAGGGCTCCGTCCGGAACTTCCACGAGGGCGACTCCGTCACCGTCGGCCCGACGCCGCTCTCGAAGCTCGTCATCGACGGCACCGTCGACGGGAAAGACGACACCGCGAACATCCTCATCCTCCGGATCGACGACATGCGCGCGCCCGACGAGCCCGCCGAGCACTGA
- a CDS encoding pyridoxal-phosphate dependent enzyme, giving the protein MESTETTTAFRGLESRASGRVHETADPTTVSAEEQARGLDPAYDYDAVDPEALLGAPRDGPAGTGRGHWRFDALLPFPADAALSAGEGATPLVPTERLADELDVDAVYVKDEGRNPTGTVLDRGLSVALTAVAARAADGADVEPLACASPGNAGQSMAAYAGRADLRSYAFVPSRCAFSNKAMTNVHGGDMRVVGGRFPDAAAAVDEQLETEYTDLGEFATPYRHDGVKTLAFELVADLGEAPDVVVVPTGSGEVVAGVYKGFTELERVGAIDAVPKIVAAQAAGCAPIAAAVERGLDEPEPWSTPDTICGELEIADPAGGAAAVEAVAESGGTAVGVEDEDVLASAVAVAQNEVMEMGATGGAAPAGAWALKEEGFFDGTETVVLINSDAGLKTPDVLRSHLMGQGI; this is encoded by the coding sequence ATGGAGTCGACGGAGACGACGACGGCGTTCCGCGGGCTGGAGAGTCGCGCGTCGGGTCGCGTCCACGAGACGGCCGACCCGACGACGGTGTCGGCCGAGGAACAGGCGCGGGGGCTCGACCCCGCCTACGACTACGACGCGGTCGACCCGGAGGCCCTCCTCGGGGCTCCGCGGGACGGCCCCGCCGGAACGGGACGCGGCCACTGGCGCTTCGACGCGCTGCTCCCGTTCCCGGCGGACGCGGCGCTCTCGGCCGGCGAGGGCGCCACGCCGCTCGTCCCGACGGAGCGGCTCGCCGACGAGCTCGACGTCGACGCGGTGTATGTCAAGGATGAGGGCCGGAACCCCACCGGGACGGTGCTCGACCGCGGGCTCTCGGTGGCGCTCACCGCGGTCGCGGCGCGGGCGGCCGACGGGGCCGATGTCGAGCCGCTCGCGTGCGCGAGCCCGGGCAACGCCGGGCAGTCGATGGCGGCGTACGCGGGCCGGGCCGACCTGCGCTCGTACGCGTTCGTCCCCTCCCGGTGCGCGTTCTCGAACAAGGCGATGACGAACGTCCACGGCGGCGACATGCGCGTGGTCGGCGGGCGCTTCCCGGACGCGGCCGCGGCGGTGGACGAGCAGTTGGAGACGGAGTACACCGACCTCGGCGAGTTCGCGACGCCGTACCGCCACGACGGCGTGAAGACGCTCGCGTTCGAGCTGGTCGCCGACCTCGGCGAAGCGCCCGACGTCGTCGTCGTCCCGACCGGGTCCGGCGAGGTCGTCGCGGGCGTTTATAAGGGATTTACGGAGCTGGAGCGGGTCGGAGCGATCGACGCGGTCCCGAAGATTGTCGCTGCGCAGGCGGCGGGCTGCGCGCCGATCGCGGCGGCGGTCGAGCGCGGGCTCGACGAGCCGGAGCCGTGGTCGACGCCGGACACGATCTGCGGCGAGCTGGAGATCGCCGACCCCGCGGGCGGCGCGGCCGCGGTCGAGGCGGTCGCGGAGAGCGGCGGGACGGCGGTCGGCGTCGAGGACGAGGACGTGCTCGCGAGCGCGGTCGCCGTCGCGCAGAACGAGGTGATGGAGATGGGCGCCACCGGCGGCGCCGCGCCGGCCGGCGCGTGGGCGCTCAAAGAGGAGGGGTTCTTCGACGGGACGGAGACGGTCGTCCTGATCAACAGCGACGCCGGCCTCAAGACGCCCGACGTGCTGCGCAGCCACCTGATGGGTCAGGGGATCTGA
- a CDS encoding metal-dependent hydrolase yields the protein MNKRGHVLNALLLALGLGFVIEPGLDAATARTTAQITVPIVLGALFPDVDTAFGRHRKTLHSLPVLAVFVAYPIVFGNLQYVWIGVLTHYLLDVVGSRRGIALFHPLSDTEYGLPSGVTTSSKYADLVTVVITALELAAFWALHTYVVTLDLDLSAAASEAAAGLGV from the coding sequence ATGAACAAACGCGGCCACGTCCTCAACGCCTTGCTGCTCGCGCTCGGGCTCGGCTTCGTCATCGAGCCCGGGCTCGACGCGGCCACGGCGCGGACCACCGCCCAGATCACCGTGCCGATCGTGTTGGGGGCACTGTTCCCCGACGTCGACACCGCGTTCGGACGCCACCGGAAGACGCTCCACAGCCTCCCGGTGCTCGCCGTCTTCGTCGCGTACCCGATCGTCTTCGGGAACCTCCAGTACGTCTGGATCGGCGTGTTGACCCACTACCTCCTCGACGTCGTCGGGAGCCGTCGCGGCATCGCGCTGTTCCACCCGCTGTCGGACACGGAGTACGGGCTCCCCTCCGGCGTGACGACGAGCAGCAAGTACGCCGACCTCGTCACCGTCGTCATCACGGCGCTGGAGCTGGCGGCGTTCTGGGCGCTCCACACCTACGTCGTGACGCTCGATCTCGACCTCTCGGCGGCCGCCTCGGAGGCGGCGGCGGGGCTCGGCGTCTGA
- the cdd gene encoding cytidine deaminase, translating to MDLIEAARDALDDAHVPYSEYRVGAALRTADGTVYTGCNIENANYSNSLHAEEVALAEAVKNGHREFDRIAVTSGVRDGVTPCGMCRQTLAEFAADDLVVVCDEGDGETSAYTLGDLLPNTISEGTLDDAKEV from the coding sequence ATGGACCTGATCGAGGCCGCGCGCGACGCGCTCGACGACGCGCACGTCCCGTACTCCGAGTACCGCGTCGGCGCCGCGCTCCGGACCGCCGACGGCACGGTGTACACCGGCTGTAACATCGAGAACGCGAACTACTCCAATAGCCTCCACGCCGAGGAGGTCGCGCTCGCGGAGGCGGTGAAGAACGGCCACCGCGAGTTCGACCGGATCGCGGTCACCTCGGGCGTCCGCGACGGCGTCACCCCCTGCGGGATGTGCCGGCAGACGCTGGCGGAGTTCGCGGCCGACGACCTCGTCGTCGTCTGCGACGAGGGCGACGGCGAGACGAGCGCGTACACGCTCGGCGATCTCCTGCCGAACACCATCTCCGAGGGGACGCTCGACGACGCGAAGGAAGTCTGA
- a CDS encoding NAD(P)/FAD-dependent oxidoreductase, which produces MSTQVVVVGSGYAGAGAVKAFEDEVGEGEAELTWISEHDYHLVLHEVHRAIRNPAVADKITIPVDEIKSPESEFVQGRVVDVHTDERVVETDDGTTVDYDYLLLGVGSTTAFFGIDGLKEHAHQLKSLDDAKAIHEDVRSAAAEATRSDPVEVIVGGAGLSGIQTAGEIAEYRDKHRAPIEITLVEGLDEVFPGNDPQLQGALRQRLEDADVEIRTGDFISEADADAVYLGGGEDEDPEELAHDVLVWTGGITGQPELENVEVEKDERSNRVHAASDFVTSDDRVFAIGDTALVEQGDDSVAPPTAQAAWQAAEVAGENLARAARGAPLQSWEHKDKGTVISVGEEAVAHDVMGMPIETFGGTPAKLLKKSIAVRWIAKVSSAGRGVSAFGDM; this is translated from the coding sequence ATGAGTACACAGGTCGTCGTCGTCGGCTCCGGCTACGCCGGGGCGGGTGCGGTGAAGGCGTTCGAAGACGAGGTCGGCGAGGGCGAGGCGGAGCTCACGTGGATATCGGAGCACGACTACCACCTCGTCTTACACGAGGTCCACCGGGCCATCCGCAACCCCGCGGTCGCGGACAAGATCACTATCCCCGTCGACGAGATCAAGTCGCCCGAGTCGGAGTTCGTGCAGGGCCGCGTCGTCGACGTCCACACCGACGAGCGCGTCGTCGAGACGGACGACGGGACGACCGTCGACTACGACTACCTCCTGCTCGGCGTCGGCTCCACGACCGCCTTCTTCGGCATCGACGGCCTGAAGGAACACGCACACCAGCTCAAGAGCCTCGACGACGCGAAGGCGATCCACGAGGACGTGCGGTCGGCCGCCGCCGAGGCGACCCGCTCCGACCCCGTCGAGGTCATCGTCGGCGGTGCGGGCCTCTCCGGCATCCAGACCGCCGGCGAGATCGCGGAGTACCGAGACAAGCACCGCGCCCCGATAGAGATCACCCTCGTCGAGGGCCTCGACGAGGTCTTCCCCGGAAACGACCCGCAGCTTCAGGGCGCGCTCCGCCAGCGGCTGGAGGACGCCGACGTGGAGATCCGCACCGGCGACTTCATCTCGGAGGCCGACGCGGACGCCGTCTACCTCGGCGGCGGCGAGGACGAGGATCCCGAGGAGCTCGCGCACGACGTGCTGGTCTGGACCGGCGGCATCACGGGCCAGCCGGAGCTGGAGAACGTCGAGGTCGAGAAGGACGAACGCTCCAACCGCGTCCACGCCGCCTCCGACTTCGTCACCAGCGACGACCGCGTGTTCGCCATCGGAGACACCGCCCTCGTCGAGCAGGGCGACGACAGCGTGGCGCCGCCGACAGCGCAGGCCGCCTGGCAGGCCGCCGAGGTCGCCGGCGAGAACCTCGCGCGGGCCGCCCGCGGCGCGCCCCTCCAGTCGTGGGAGCACAAGGACAAGGGGACCGTCATCTCGGTCGGCGAGGAGGCGGTCGCCCACGACGTGATGGGGATGCCGATCGAGACGTTCGGCGGCACCCCGGCGAAGCTGCTGAAGAAGTCCATCGCGGTGCGGTGGATCGCGAAGGTCTCCTCGGCCGGGCGCGGCGTGAGCGCGTTCGGCGACATGTAG
- a CDS encoding GNAT family N-acetyltransferase, which produces MYVRDAKNRDEAWLLDAIERLGLDDVAFRSRDYVIAVDQESGDRAGFGRLRLHRGDEDEENRIELTGIGVLPEWRGRGVGAHVVERLVDTAAADGFETVYVLTDQPDYLTQFGFEAVDTDDLPAALSDRLGEKREFLGGGVVGLRLPVDAFEMPDRFREAFKEAEPADAAEEDTAESPEDFGIDPESATYKYDTGR; this is translated from the coding sequence ATGTACGTCCGCGACGCCAAGAACCGTGACGAGGCGTGGTTGCTGGACGCGATCGAGCGGCTCGGGCTCGACGACGTCGCGTTCCGGTCGCGGGACTACGTGATCGCGGTCGACCAGGAGTCGGGCGACCGGGCCGGGTTCGGCCGGCTGCGCCTGCACCGCGGCGACGAGGACGAGGAGAACCGCATCGAGCTCACCGGGATCGGCGTGCTCCCCGAGTGGCGCGGCCGCGGCGTCGGCGCGCACGTGGTCGAGCGCCTCGTCGACACCGCGGCCGCGGACGGGTTCGAGACGGTGTACGTGCTCACCGACCAGCCCGACTACCTGACCCAGTTCGGCTTCGAGGCGGTCGACACCGACGACCTCCCGGCGGCGCTCTCCGACCGGCTCGGCGAGAAGCGCGAGTTCCTCGGCGGCGGCGTCGTCGGCCTGCGGCTCCCGGTCGACGCCTTCGAGATGCCGGACCGGTTCCGCGAGGCGTTCAAGGAGGCCGAGCCGGCGGACGCGGCCGAGGAGGACACCGCGGAGTCGCCGGAGGACTTCGGGATCGACCCCGAGTCGGCGACGTACAAGTACGACACCGGGCGGTGA
- a CDS encoding FAD-dependent oxidoreductase — protein sequence MDTTATVSAVEEVGRDTYALRFDAPDGFAAEPGQFVKLGTEIDGESVARFYTLSSPTVGDTFEVTVGIDPEEGGEFSAFLADAEAGTEMTLSGPFGDQHYDGEPRAVVIAGGPGVGPAVAIAERALDDGAEAAVVYRDDDVSHADRLDRLKERGAAIHLLDAAEALDVAVAEALTGVDGETVFVYGFADLVADAEAAVEAAGGDADAAKVENFG from the coding sequence ATGGACACGACAGCGACGGTCAGCGCGGTCGAGGAAGTCGGCCGCGACACGTACGCCCTCCGGTTCGACGCGCCGGACGGATTCGCCGCGGAGCCCGGTCAATTCGTCAAGCTCGGCACGGAGATCGACGGCGAGTCGGTCGCCCGCTTCTACACCCTCTCGTCGCCGACGGTCGGCGACACGTTCGAGGTCACGGTCGGCATCGACCCCGAGGAGGGCGGCGAGTTCTCCGCGTTCCTCGCGGACGCCGAGGCGGGCACCGAGATGACGCTCTCCGGGCCCTTCGGCGACCAGCACTACGACGGCGAGCCGCGTGCGGTCGTGATCGCGGGCGGCCCGGGCGTCGGCCCGGCGGTCGCCATCGCGGAGCGCGCGCTCGACGACGGCGCCGAGGCCGCGGTCGTCTACCGCGACGACGACGTGTCGCACGCCGACCGCCTGGACCGACTGAAAGAGCGCGGCGCCGCGATTCACCTCCTCGACGCCGCCGAGGCGCTCGACGTCGCGGTCGCGGAGGCGCTGACGGGGGTCGACGGCGAGACCGTCTTCGTGTACGGCTTCGCCGATCTCGTGGCCGACGCCGAGGCCGCGGTCGAGGCCGCCGGCGGCGACGCCGACGCCGCGAAGGTCGAGAACTTCGGGTAG
- a CDS encoding nucleoside phosphorylase yields MTDESETPADEAGASDSEDPNDEIGYHVEVGSDDVADAVLLPGNPERVDKITALWDDHEEVAHHREYRTATGSYDGAPISVTSTGIGSPSAAIAVEELARVGVDTFVRVGSCGAIQPGMDVGDLVITTGAVRQEGTSDEYVREDYPAAADGEVVSALVAAAERLGYEYHTGVTMSADSFYAGQGRPGFEGFEAAGSDELVAELRDANVKNIEMEASAILTIANVYGLRAGAVCSVYANRVTGEFRTEGESRAAETASLAVKLLSRMDEVKREAGADRWHAGLSL; encoded by the coding sequence ATGACCGACGAGAGCGAGACCCCCGCCGACGAGGCCGGCGCGAGCGACAGCGAGGACCCCAACGACGAGATCGGCTACCACGTCGAGGTGGGTTCCGACGACGTCGCCGACGCCGTGCTCCTCCCCGGGAACCCCGAGCGCGTCGACAAGATCACGGCGCTGTGGGACGACCACGAAGAGGTCGCCCACCACCGCGAGTACCGCACCGCGACCGGCAGCTACGACGGCGCGCCGATCTCGGTGACGTCGACGGGGATCGGCTCCCCGTCGGCCGCCATCGCCGTCGAGGAGCTCGCGCGGGTGGGCGTGGACACGTTCGTCCGGGTCGGCTCCTGCGGCGCGATCCAGCCCGGAATGGACGTCGGCGACCTGGTGATCACGACCGGCGCGGTCCGGCAGGAGGGGACGAGCGACGAGTACGTCCGCGAGGACTACCCGGCCGCCGCCGACGGCGAGGTCGTCTCGGCGCTCGTCGCCGCGGCGGAGCGGTTGGGGTACGAGTACCACACTGGGGTGACGATGAGCGCCGACTCCTTCTACGCCGGGCAGGGCCGCCCCGGTTTCGAGGGGTTCGAGGCCGCCGGCTCCGACGAGCTGGTCGCGGAGCTGCGGGACGCGAACGTGAAGAACATCGAGATGGAGGCGTCGGCGATCCTCACGATCGCGAACGTGTACGGGCTCCGGGCCGGGGCGGTCTGCTCGGTGTACGCGAACCGAGTGACCGGCGAGTTCCGGACGGAGGGCGAGTCGCGGGCGGCTGAGACCGCGAGCCTCGCCGTGAAGCTCCTCTCGCGCATGGACGAGGTGAAGCGGGAGGCGGGCGCCGACCGCTGGCACGCCGGGCTCTCGCTGTAA